One Baekduia alba genomic window, AGCCGACGCGACCTCCCGCAGGCCACGCCCGCGACGCCTGGGCTAGCGGCGGGAGCGGTGCACGCCGCCGTGGAACGGCAGCAGCTTGCGGCCGGCCGTCACGAGATCCAGCCGCCGCATGATCCGCAGCAGCTCGCTGCGCTCGTTCTTGGTGAGGTTGCGCGGGTTGCCGTGCGACTTCTTGACGATCCGCGACAGCTCACCACGGTCCTGCACGTCGAGCAGCCCCCAGTGCGCGCGCAGCACCATCGCGGCCTCGAGGAGCAGCAACCAGGGAACGGCCTTGCGGCCGGGAAGGTGTGGCATCGCTCAGGGGCTACCCGGCGTCAGCCCTGCTCGACCCAGTGATCGATCAGCAGCCGGGCGATCGCGGTCGGTGGTGGCAGCATCAGGCGGTCGGAGGCCGCGCCGTCGATCCAGAGCATGTCGCCGGGGACGGCGGCCGCGATCTCGGCGCGGGTGAACCAGCTGACGTCCTCGAGCTCCTCGTCGGCGCGGTGGATCTCGCCGCCGGCGTAGGTCGCGTGGAAGCCGAGCATCAGCGAGACCGGGAACGGCCAGGGCTGGGAGGCGATGTAGCGGACGTCGCGCACGGCGAGGCCGGACTCCTCCTCGACCTCACGCGCGACCGCGTCCTCCAGGCGCTCGCCCGGCTCCACGAACCCGGCCAGCGCGCTGTAGCGCCCGGCCGGCCATCCGGCCTGGCGGCCGAGCAGCGCGCGGTCGCCGTCGGTCACGAGCATGATCACGACCGGATCGGTGCGCGGATGGTGCTGGTGGCCGTTGCCGCAGGCCCGGACGTGGCCGCCCTCGCGCGGCTCGGTCGCCAGCCCGCAGGTCCCGCAGAAGCGCGTCGCGCGGGCCCAGTTGGCCATCGCGCTCGCGTAGGCGATCACGCCCAGCTGCTGCGCCGGCAGCGACACGGCCAGCTCGCGCAGGCCCGTCAGCTCGACCGCGTCGCGCTCGATCGCGAAGACCGGCGCGCCCTCGTCGCCGACGCCGAGGAAGATCGCGTCGCGCAGCTCGCCGTCGTCGCCGTCGAGCACGACCGGCTCGACCGCCGCGCCGCCGCGGCCGACGACGATCCCCTGCGCGGCCGGATCGGCCCAGGCGGACGCCAGCCACGCGTCGTCGGTGCGCCGGAGGCCGGCGCGATCCAGCGCGCCGCCGGCGAAGGCGATGGGTTCAGGCGAGGAAGGCGTGGGACCGACCGACGACCGACCGCTACGCCGACTCGGCCTGCGGCGTGTCGTCCTCGACGGCCTCGGTGACGAGCGTCGGCGTGATGCCCTTCTCGATCGTCTCCTTGGTCACGACGCACTTCTTGACGTCGCGACGCGACGGCAGCTCGAACTGCACGTCGAGCAGCGTCTCCTCGATGATCGACCGCAGGCCGCGGGCGCCGGTCTCGCGCTCGAGCGCGAGCGAGGCCACCGAGCCGAGGGCGTCCTCGGAGAACACCAGCTCGATGCCGTCGAACTGGAAGAAGCGCTGGAACTGCTTGACGAGCGCGTTGCGCGGCTCGGTGAGGATCGTGATCAGGTCCTCGCGCGAGAGCTGGTGCACCGCGCTCATGACCGGCAGGCGCCCGATGAACTCGGGGATCAGCCCGTAGTTGACCAGGTCCTCGGGCAGGCACTTCTGGAAGACCTCGCCCTTGTCCTCGTCGGCCTTGCGCGTGATCTCGGCGCCGAAGCCGATGCCCTTGTGGCCGATCCGGCGCTCGATGACCTGGTCGAGGTTGGCGAACGCGCCGCCGCAGATGAACAGGATGTTCGTCGTGTCGATCGACAGGAACTCCTGGTGCGGGTGCTTGCGTCCACCCTGTGGCGGGACCGAGGCGGTCGTGCCCTCGAGGATCTTCAACAGCGCCTGCTGGACGCCCTCGCCGCTCACGTCGCGCGTGATCGACGGGTTGTCGGCCTTGCGGGCGATCTTGTCGACCTCGTCGATGTAGATGATCCCGGTCTCGGCCTTCTTGACGTCGTAGTCCGCCGCCTGGATCAGCTTCAGGAGGATGTTCTCGACGTCCTCGCCGACGTAGCCGGCCTCGGTCAACGCCGTGGCGTCGGCGATCGCGAACGGGACGTTCAGGATCCGCGCCAGCGTCTGGGCCAGCAGCGTCTTGCCGCAGCCCGTCGGCCCGAGCAGCAGGATGTTGGACTTCTGCAGCTCGATGTCGGCGTCGGCCGACTGCATCATCTGCACGCGCTTGTAGTGGTTGTAGACCGCCACCGACAGCGTGCGCTTGGCCTCTTCCTGCCCGACGACGTACTCGTCGAGGACCGAGTAGATCTCCCGCGGCTTCGGGAGGTTCTCGAGGTCGAACGAGGGCGGAGCGGTCAGCTCCTCATCGATGATCTCGTTGCAGAGATCGATGCACTCGTCGCAGATGTAGACGCCGGGTCCGGCGATCAGCTTCTTGACCTGCCGCTGCGACTTCCCGCAGAAGCTGCACAGGAGCTGCTCGTTGGAGTCGGTGGGACGCGCCATCTACATCCGCCTCTTCAGTCTCTATCCGGAAGGACCAGCCGAGTCTAATGCTCGGAGATGACCCGGTCGATGATGCCGTACTTGACCGCTTCTTCGGAGCTCATGAAGTAGTCACGCTCCGTGTCGGTACGGACCTTGTCGTACTCCTGCTTGGTGTGCTGGGCGATGATGTGGTCCAAGCGCTGCCGGATGTCGATGATCTCCTTGGCGTGGATCTCGATGTCCGTCGCCTGGCCCTGGAAGCCGGAGGAGACCTGGTGGATCAGGATCTTCGCGTTGGGCAGCGCCATGCGCTTGCCCTCGGCGCCGCCGGCCAGCAGCAGCGCGCCCATCGACATCGCGATGCCCACGCAGATCGTCTGCACGTCGGGCTTGATGAACTGCATCGTGTCGTAGATCGCCAGACCCGCGTACACGCTCCCGCCAGGGGAGTTGATGTACAGCGAGATGTCCTTGTCGGGATCCTCGGACTCCAGGTGCAGGAGCTGGGCCACGATCAGGTTGGCGATCTGGTCGTCCACCGGCGTGCCCAGGAACACGATGCGCTCGTTGAGCAGGCGGGAGTAGATGTCGAACGCACGCTCACCACGTGAGGTCTGCTCGACGACCATCGGAACCAGTGGACTCATGTGACCTCGTGCTCGTTCTCTCTCAGCGGGGTGTATTCCTGCCACGGTCTGCCGCGCAGGTTCGTGGACGTTAGCACCCGGCCAGGAGCGCTCCCTGGGCTTTCAGGTC contains:
- the nudC gene encoding NAD(+) diphosphatase: MLDGDDGELRDAIFLGVGDEGAPVFAIERDAVELTGLRELAVSLPAQQLGVIAYASAMANWARATRFCGTCGLATEPREGGHVRACGNGHQHHPRTDPVVIMLVTDGDRALLGRQAGWPAGRYSALAGFVEPGERLEDAVAREVEEESGLAVRDVRYIASQPWPFPVSLMLGFHATYAGGEIHRADEELEDVSWFTRAEIAAAVPGDMLWIDGAASDRLMLPPPTAIARLLIDHWVEQG
- the clpX gene encoding ATP-dependent Clp protease ATP-binding subunit ClpX; protein product: MARPTDSNEQLLCSFCGKSQRQVKKLIAGPGVYICDECIDLCNEIIDEELTAPPSFDLENLPKPREIYSVLDEYVVGQEEAKRTLSVAVYNHYKRVQMMQSADADIELQKSNILLLGPTGCGKTLLAQTLARILNVPFAIADATALTEAGYVGEDVENILLKLIQAADYDVKKAETGIIYIDEVDKIARKADNPSITRDVSGEGVQQALLKILEGTTASVPPQGGRKHPHQEFLSIDTTNILFICGGAFANLDQVIERRIGHKGIGFGAEITRKADEDKGEVFQKCLPEDLVNYGLIPEFIGRLPVMSAVHQLSREDLITILTEPRNALVKQFQRFFQFDGIELVFSEDALGSVASLALERETGARGLRSIIEETLLDVQFELPSRRDVKKCVVTKETIEKGITPTLVTEAVEDDTPQAESA
- the clpP gene encoding ATP-dependent Clp endopeptidase proteolytic subunit ClpP — encoded protein: MSPLVPMVVEQTSRGERAFDIYSRLLNERIVFLGTPVDDQIANLIVAQLLHLESEDPDKDISLYINSPGGSVYAGLAIYDTMQFIKPDVQTICVGIAMSMGALLLAGGAEGKRMALPNAKILIHQVSSGFQGQATDIEIHAKEIIDIRQRLDHIIAQHTKQEYDKVRTDTERDYFMSSEEAVKYGIIDRVISEH